A genomic window from Populus nigra chromosome 7, ddPopNigr1.1, whole genome shotgun sequence includes:
- the LOC133698157 gene encoding uncharacterized protein LOC133698157, with translation MAASSNHKNSFHARSNSLPSRENPIITQLDEHLSRLRASEDASTSSSFSGKLSRLQDLHDCVSKVLLLPLTQQAIAQENNEKWVDELLDGSLQVLDLCNTAKDSLLQTKECMHELQSILRRRGYGEIGLTNEVKKYLASRKVGRRAIHKALKVMQNKCTFATFNGDHETTTMFNMLKEVQTTSLNVTESLLFFISGPKTKSVGWSLVSKLVHHKAVASADQTDRNEFAEVDSALIGFVEHKTSKSDNIKVVQSQLENLELCIQDLEEGLECLFRHLIKTRVSLLNILNH, from the coding sequence ATGGCTGCTTCTTCTAACCACAAAAACAGCTTCCATGCTCGCTCCAACAGTTTGCCCTCTAGAGAAAACCCAATCATCACCCAACTTGATGAGCATTTGAGCAGATTGAGGGCTTCTGAAGATGCCTCTACGTCATCATCCTTCAGCGGCAAACTAAGTAGACTTCAGGATTTGCATGACTGTGTCAGCAAGGTGCTTTTGTTACCACTCACCCAACAAGCCATAGCCCAAGAGAACAATGAGAAATGGGTTGATGAGCTATTGGATGGATCTCTTCAGGTCCTGGATTTGTGTAATACTGCAAAGGATTCCTTGTTGCAAACAAAAGAATGCATGCACGAACTTCAATCCATTTTACGCAGAAGAGGTTATGGTGAAATTGGTCTTACAAATGAGGTTAAGAAATACTTAGCCTCTAGGAAGGTAGGGAGAAGGGCAATTCACAAGGCCTTGAAGGTTATGCAAAACAAATGCACCTTCGCCACCTTTAATGGAGACCATGAAACCACAACCATGTTTAACATGTTAAAGGAGGTTCAAACAACCTCTCTTAATGTAACGGAATCCTTGCTCTTCTTCATCTCCGGACCAAAGACGAAGTCTGTTGGTTGGTCATTAGTCTCCAAGCTGGTGCACCACAAAGCAGTAGCGTCCGCGGATCAAACTGATAGAAATGAGTTTGCTGAAGTGGATTCCGCATTGATAGGATTTGTAGAACACAAGACAAGCAAATCTGATAACATCAAGGTTGTGCAAAGCCAACTGGAGAACTTAGAGTTGTGCATTCAAGATCTTGAAGAAGGTCTCGAGTGCCTCTTCAGGCATTTGATCAAAACTAGAGTCTCCCTTCTCAACATCCTAAATCACTAG